In the genome of Paenibacillus sp. FSL R5-0766, one region contains:
- a CDS encoding TraB/GumN family protein, producing the protein MKNWKRMLLSLTISVGLLASAVPAMAAPQGTSVKVNDQAVKYATGAPILEKGTTLVPLRTTLDAMDVKLTTATDDTITAVVDGKTITLKSKLTRINGVTYAPIRIVGDAAGYEVRWDAATRTVLLVSKGGTTETAQTGGRGFMWEVESNGNTVYLVGSMHIADESFYPLRPEFEEAFAEADYLGVEIDISKAADEEQQKLVLSLGSYQDGTTLKDHISSETYTKLGDVLKKNGLESNALDAFKPWVVESTLASLKSTTAGYEASAGVDLYFIQKAIERKLPVIELESYQSQLGMFNDFSKETQEETLKATIENFDVLDNSVNEMAEMWKTGNDEQLLELTNSFSTNEEYNKAMLVDRNIGMADKIDGYLKNGKGEEYFIVVGAAHYLGDHGIVKLLEDKGYKVERK; encoded by the coding sequence ATGAAGAATTGGAAACGCATGCTCTTGTCTCTTACAATCTCGGTAGGATTGCTCGCGTCTGCAGTACCAGCCATGGCTGCTCCACAAGGAACTTCCGTCAAGGTTAATGACCAAGCTGTGAAATATGCTACAGGAGCACCAATCCTTGAGAAAGGTACAACATTAGTTCCACTGCGGACTACGCTGGATGCTATGGACGTGAAGCTAACAACTGCGACAGATGATACGATCACGGCTGTAGTAGATGGCAAAACGATTACACTCAAAAGCAAGCTTACACGTATCAACGGTGTAACGTATGCGCCAATCCGCATCGTTGGTGATGCAGCAGGTTACGAAGTTCGCTGGGATGCTGCAACGCGCACGGTGCTGTTGGTATCCAAAGGTGGAACAACCGAAACTGCTCAAACCGGTGGACGTGGATTCATGTGGGAAGTTGAAAGCAATGGCAACACGGTCTATCTGGTAGGGTCCATGCATATTGCTGATGAGAGCTTCTATCCATTGCGTCCGGAGTTTGAAGAAGCCTTTGCGGAAGCTGACTATCTCGGGGTAGAGATTGATATTAGCAAAGCCGCTGATGAAGAGCAGCAAAAGCTGGTTCTAAGTCTGGGTTCGTATCAAGATGGAACAACACTGAAAGACCACATTTCCAGTGAAACGTATACTAAGCTGGGTGATGTATTGAAGAAAAATGGTCTGGAGTCTAACGCCTTGGATGCATTTAAGCCTTGGGTAGTAGAGAGCACACTTGCAAGTTTGAAGTCCACAACGGCAGGATACGAAGCGTCAGCAGGAGTGGATCTGTATTTCATCCAGAAAGCGATCGAGCGCAAACTTCCAGTTATTGAGTTAGAGAGTTATCAATCTCAACTTGGCATGTTTAACGACTTTTCCAAAGAAACACAAGAGGAAACACTGAAAGCGACAATTGAAAACTTCGACGTGTTGGATAACAGTGTGAATGAAATGGCTGAAATGTGGAAAACGGGTAATGACGAGCAACTGCTTGAACTGACAAACAGCTTCTCCACTAACGAGGAATATAACAAAGCAATGCTGGTTGATCGTAACATTGGTATGGCGGACAAAATCGATGGTTACTTGAAAAACGGCAAAGGTGAGGAATATTTCATTGTTGTTGGCGCGGCACACTACTTGGGTGATCACGGCATCGTGAAACTGCTTGAGGATAAAGGATATAAAGTAGAACGTAAATAA